ATTTAACTGAATCATTGAAAGATCTCTTGAGAGTCAACCACGGTTCGGAAGTAGACATTATTTTGGCGCATTCTTCAATCTCATCTTTATTTTGCGATATATTTATTTTGATTTTATCTATCATCTATTTTACCAGTTTTAGTCCGATTAATTTATACTACCGTCTTACGGGTACGCGAAATTGGTGAACAAGGGGAGATGATTTGAGCGGAATCAAGTGAAGCCCCGTCCTCGCTGTTATATGTTTTGTTTTTATAGTTATTTCCTCCTGCAGATTAATTCGCCTTTACCAACCGGGACAATGACACTGTCAAAACGCTCGTCGTTCTGAGCTTTTTCAATCATCGGCTTAATGGTTTCAAAATGATTGACAGCATTATCGGCGACCAGGATACCGCCTTTCACGATCTTATCAGACATTATTTCCCAACAATGTAGATACATTTCTTTTTCGCAATCAAGGAAACAGAATGCGACATTCTCAGTTTGCCGGATATTGACGAGGGCGTCGCCTTCTATAAGTTCGACAAAATCCTCGATTTCCGCTTTTTTGAAGGTTTCCATTGCCATTCGTATCTTGTATTCCGACAATTCAAACGTTTTCACTTTCATTCTTCGTTCCTTTGCTGCAAGAGAAATCCACATCGTTGAGTAGCCGGCGCTTGTACCTATTTCAATCAGTTGGCCCGGCGGACAATTGGCGGCTATTATTGAGAGGAACCTGCCGGTTTCGGGCGGTATCTGCCGAAGCCTTTGCATCTTTGGAGTACCATCAAGCCGGTCTTTTTTATCCAAAGTTTCAAGGAAGGCCATT
The sequence above is drawn from the Spirochaetales bacterium genome and encodes:
- a CDS encoding class I SAM-dependent methyltransferase: MFTEITTVMSERMAFLETLDKKDRLDGTPKMQRLRQIPPETGRFLSIIAANCPPGQLIEIGTSAGYSTMWISLAAKERRMKVKTFELSEYKIRMAMETFKKAEIEDFVELIEGDALVNIRQTENVAFCFLDCEKEMYLHCWEIMSDKIVKGGILVADNAVNHFETIKPMIEKAQNDERFDSVIVPVGKGELICRRK